One window of the Manihot esculenta cultivar AM560-2 chromosome 14, M.esculenta_v8, whole genome shotgun sequence genome contains the following:
- the LOC110600108 gene encoding pentatricopeptide repeat-containing protein At4g17616, translating into MLSLSPLISILFGQSSCHGNFSNFGLCLAVINIWMALISTRKVFLQPHIVKSYLHGCVMASAIQKTALISWHGSEFSVEESFHRFQVLDIFCKLNQFVNFQPFSSSTHPERICWEVSSHAILLRKLEVALEDRQLDEAWVTFNDFKSLYGFPIDSLMSRLITELSYSSDPYWLQKACTLVLQISKEKANLLKTEVLTKLAISLARAQMPIPASMILRVMLERENIPPVSVLQLIFLHMVKTEIGAYLASNFLIQICDYFLHLSAKRSEHRKMIKPDTMTFNLVLDACVRFKSSLKGQEILEWMSQISVIADAHSIIIISQIYEINGLRDEIKKLKDHIDRVSAPFVCHYRQFYDCLLNLHFKFDDLDAATKLLLDMNGFWGSVPSTKPREEMQKPYLVSIGSQNLRAGLKLQIVPELLQKDSAIQLEDKTEFVIFKNGKLLPSNRALAKLIHCYKRHQRITEISKVLVSMQKVFQTLGGSNLCSDVIDACIRLGWLETAHDVLEDTEEAGIPVGLTAYMVLLTSYYSQGMSKEAEAVLRQLRKAGLESNLPGEIAASAGLSETTESISSSVTASDLADFLVQEVREEKAIPPIIYELNSSIYFFCKAKMMGDALRSYRKVQMMGIQPTVQTFSFLVYGYSSLERYRDITVLWGDIKRHMKSRNIVVSRDLYELLLMNFIRGGYFERVMEVVGYMKDQNMYTDKWMYKCEFLKLHKNLYKGVRLSEARNEVQRKRLEFVQKFRRWVDID; encoded by the exons ATGCTGTCTCTCTCCCCATTGATCTCAATCTTATTCGGGCAAAGTTCATGTCATGGAAATTTCAGTAATTTTGGCCTCTGTTTAG CTGTAATAAATATTTGGATGGCACTAATTTCAACAAGGAAAGTTTTCTTGCAACCACACATCGTCAAGAGCTATTTGCATGGATGTGTTATGGCTTCTGCTATCCAGAAGACTGCCTTAATCTCGTGGCATGGCAGTGAATTTTCAGTTGAGGAAAGTTTTCATAGGTTTCAGGTCTTAGATATATTCTGTAAGCTGAATCAGTTTGTGAATTTTCAACCTTTTTCGAGTAGCACTCACCCTGAAAGGATATGTTGGGAAGTTTCCTCTCATGCTATTCTTTTGAGAAAGCTTGAAGTTGCATTGGAGGATCGCCAGTTAGATGAAGCATGGGTGACTTTTAATGACTTCAAAAGCTTGTATGGTTTTCCTATAGATTCTTTGATGAGCAGGTTGATCACTGAACTGTCCTACTCGTCTGATCCTTATTGGCTACAAAAGGCATGTACTTTAGTCTTGCAAATTTCTAAAGAGAAAGCCAACTTGCTTAAGACTGAAGTACTAACAAAACTTGCAATCTCTTTGGCAAGAGCACAGATGCCTATTCCTGCTTCAATGATCCTAAGAGTGATGCTAGAGAGAGAGAATATACCCCCGGTAAGCGTATTGCAGTTAATCTTTTTGCATATGGTGAAGACAGAGATTGGTGCATACCTTGCATCCAATTTCTTGATTCAAATTTGTGATTATTTTCTGCATTTAAGTGCAAAAAGAAGTGAACATAGAAAGATGATAAAGCCTGATACAATGACCTTCAACCTTGTTTTGGATGCCTGTGTGAGGTTTAAGTCATCTCTAAAAGGCCAAGAGATCTTGGAATGGATGTCGCAAATCAGTGTCATAGCTGATGCACACTCAATCATTATTATTTCACAGATATATGAAATAAATGGTCTGAGAGATGAGATAAAGAAATTGAAAGATCATATTGATAGAGTATCTGCACCTTTTGTTTGTCACTACAGGCAGTTCTATGATTGCTTGTTGAACTTACACTTTAAGTTTGATGACCTTGATGCTGCCACTAAGCTTCTATTAGATATGAATGGATTCTGGGGTTCCGTTCCTAGTACAAAACCTAGAGAGGAAATGCAAAAACCTTACCTTGTCTCAATAGGATCTCAGAATCTGAGGGCTGGGTTGAAGTTACAAATTGTGCCTGAGCTGCTGCAGAAGGATTCTGCTATCCAACTGGAGGATAAAACTGAATTTGTAATCTTTAAGAATGGGAAGCTTCTTCCTAGTAATAGAGCCCTGGCAAAGCTCATCCACTGTTACAAGAGACATCAGAGAATTACTGAGATTTCAAAAGTTTTAGTGAGCATGCAAAAGGTCTTTCAGACACTTGGTGGATCTAATTTATGCTCTGATGTTATTGATGCATGCATTCGTTTAGGTTGGCTGGAGACTGCTCATGATGTCTTGGAAGACACAGAAGAAGCTGGAATTCCAGTGGGCTTGACTGCATACATGGTACTCTTAACATCTTATTACAGTCAAGGTATGTCCAAAGAAGCAGAGGCCGTACTGAGACAACTTAGGAAGGCTGGTTTAGAATCAAATTTGCCtggtgagatagctgcttctgcTGGCCTTTCAGAAACAACTGAAAGTATATCATCTTCTGTTACTGCATCAGATCTGGCTGATTTCTTGGTTCAAGAAGTGAGAGAGGAGAAGGCGATTCCTCCTATTATCTACGAGTTAAATTCTTCTATTTACTTCTTTTGCAAGGCTAAAATGATGGGGGATGCTTTGAGGTCATACCGAAAAGTGCAGATGATGGGAATCCAACCCACAGTGCAAACATTTTCCTTTCTAGTATATGGATATTCTTCTCTGGAAAGGTACCGAGATATTACAGTGTTATGGGGGGACATTAAGAGGCACATGAAGAGCAGAAATATAGTGGTGAGCAGGGACCTTTATGAACTCTTGCTCATGAATTTTATCCGAGGTGGTTACTTTGAGAGGGTGATGGAGGTTGTTGGTTACATGAAAGATCAGAATATGTACACTGACAAGTGGATGTATAAATGTGAGTTCCTGAAGCTTCATAAAAATCTATACAAAGGTGTAAGATTATCAGAGGCAAGAAATGAGGTTCAAAGAAAGAGGCTTGAATTTGTTCAGAAATTTAGGAGATGGGTTGATATTGATTAA